The following proteins are encoded in a genomic region of Asterias amurensis chromosome 5, ASM3211899v1:
- the LOC139936953 gene encoding cytochrome P450 2J4-like, translating into MAFLQHVFCLLTVKSVVVGLTALFIATWFYRRPRNLPPGPTGWPLLGYLPNLILAGDEYKNFSRLAKTYGPVFSMSLGGTLVVVVNSFASIKEALSHPNTAARPPTSFYKKITHDPDTLGVLTASGDSWSQQRKFSLTVLRGLGVGKSSFEVSVATEAGCLIEAIIKEHGDNPFNPTHLISNAVSNVICSVTLGKRFDYSDPKFQQLLKLLNRNFELLSGGGAYSCLPIMDYLSFTSIHKELQTNARLVVEFIKECIEEHRRSLDANNPKDFIDVFLRDISENETKNVESHVTADNMLLTTFELFAAGTETSSSTLRWALLYMMAYPEVQARVQRELDDAVGRDRLPNMADKPQLPYTEATILEVQRLASIGSLGLAHMFSKDTSLFGYDIPKGTMLFANLWAVSRDPSIWSDPERFNPERFLDEAGFLKPREEHLPFSTGRRVCLGERLAKMELFIFFSHFLHQFTFKKPKDVQQLSFEANNGLALTPMPFETCAVPRK; encoded by the exons ATGGCTTTCTTACAGCACGTGTTTTGCCTATTGACTGTCAAGTCAGTGGTAGTTGGGTTGACAGCTCTCTTCATAGCTACATGGTTTTACCGACGGCCGAGGAACCTACCTCCCGGCCCGACTGGATGGCCCCTTCTTGGCTACCTCCCAAATCTCATCTTGGCCGGGGACGAGTACAAGAACTTCAGCCGACTGGCTAAGACCTACGGACCGGTGTTTAGTATGAGTCTAGGCGGTACATTGGTGGTGGTCGTCAACAGCTTCGCTTCCATCAAGGAGGCTCTGAGTCACCCCAACACCGCAGCCCGTCCACCCACAAGCTTCTACAAGAAAATCACACACGATCCTGACACTTTAG GTGTATTAACGGCCTCTGGTGACAGCTGGTCTCAGCAGAGAAAGTTTTCTCTGACTGTCTTGAGAGGGTTAGGTGTGGGTAAGTCTAGTTTTGAAGTCTCCGTCGCTACTGAAGCAGGATGTCTTATCGAAGCCATCATCAAAGAGCACGGGGACAATCCTTTCAATCCAACCCATCTGATTAGTAACGCTGTTTCGAACGTCATCTGCTCCGTTACCCTGGGTAAAAGATTCGACTACTCTGATCCAAAGTTCCAGCAACTGCTTAAGTTGTTGAACCGTAACTTTGAACTCTTGTCTGGTGGTGGAGCGTATTCGTGTCTCCCAATTATGGACTATCTATCATTCACTTCAATACACAAAGAGCTACAAACTAATGCGCGTCTGGTGGTAGAGTTCATCAAGGAATGTATAGAGGAGCACCGTAGAAGTTTGGACGCCAACAATCCCAAAGATTTCATCGACGTTTTCCTTAGAGACATCTCCGAAAATGAGACCAAGAATGTCGAGAGTCACGTCACTGCTGACAACATGTTACTGACTACATTTGAGCTCTTTGCAGCTGGAACAGAGACTTCATCATCCACCCTCCGTTGGGCTTTACTGTACATGATGGCCTACCCTGAGGTACAAGCCAGGGTTCAGAGGGAGCTCGACGATGCAGTAGGTAGAGACCGTTTACCCAACATGGCGGACAAACCTCAGCTGCCATACACAGAGGCGACCATCCTGGAGGTGCAACGTCTGGCGTCCATTGGATCTCTTGGCCTTGCTCACATGTTCTCCAAAGATACCAGCCTATTTGGCTACGATATCCCAAAGGGGACAATGCTTTTTGCTAATCTTTGGGCCGTCAGCCGAGATCCATCCATCTGGTCCGATCCAGAGAGGTTTAATCCGGAGAGATTTCTTGACGAAGCTGGTTTCTTGAAGCCAAGGGAGGAGCATCTGCCTTTTAGTACAG GTCGCCGTGTGTGTCTGGGAGAGCGACTTGCCAAGATGGAGCTGTTCATCTTCTTCTCACATTTCCTGCATCAGTTCACCTTCAAGAAACCTAAAGATGTTCAACAGCTGTCCTTCGAGGCTAACAACGGTCTTGCGTTGACTCCGATGCCATTTGAGACCTGCGCAGTCCCAAGAAAGTAA
- the LOC139937630 gene encoding cytochrome P450 2J4-like, which translates to MVFLQYVFSLLTVKSVIVGLMALFIATWIYRRPRNIPPGPTGWPLLGYLPNLILAGDEYKNLTRLAKTYGPVFSMNLGGTLVVVVNSFASIKETLSHPNTAARPPTSFSKKIAHDPDALGVLSASGDSWSQQRKFSLTVLRGLGVGKSSFEVSVATEAGCLIKAIKEHGDIPFNPTHLISNAVSNVICSVTLGKRFEYSDPKFQKLLKLLNRNFELLSGGGAYSYLPIMDNLSFTSTYKEVETNVLLMVAFIRECIEEHRRVLDADNPKDFIDVFLRDIYEKETKNVQSHITADNMLLTTFELFAAGTETTASTLRWALLYMMAYPEVQARVQRELDDAVGRDRLPNMADKPQLPYTEATILEVQRLASIASLAVTHMLSKDTSLLGYDIPKGTLLIANLWAVSRDPSIWSDPEKFIPERFLYEAGSLKPREEHLPFSTGRRVCLGEQLAKMELFIFFSHLLHQFSFKKPDDSQPLSFEAINGLTLTPTPFEVRAIPRE; encoded by the exons ATGGTATTCCTACAATACGTATTTAGCTTATTGACCGTCAAGTCAGTGATAGTCGGGTTGATGGCTCTCTTCATAGCTACATGGATTTACCGAAGACCGAGGAACATTCCTCCCGGTCCGACTGGATGGCCCCTTCTTGGCTACCTCCCAAATCTCATCTTGGCCGGGGATGAGTACAAAAACTTAACCCGACTGGCTAAGACCTACGGACCTGTATTTAGTATGAATCTAGGCGGTACATTGGTGGTGGTCGTCAACAGCTTCGCTTCCATCAAGGAGACTCTGAGTCACCCCAACACTGCAGCCCGTCCACCCACAAGCTTCTCCAAGAAAATCGCACACGATCCAGACGCTTTAG GTGTATTATCGGCCTCTGGTGACAGCTGGTCTCAGCAGAGAAAGTTTTCTCTGACTGTCTTGAGAGGGCTCGGTGTGGGTAAGTCTAGTTTTGAAGTCTCCGTCGCTACCGAGGCAGGATGTCTTATCAAAGCCATCAAAGAGCATGGGGACATTCCTTTCAATCCAACCCATCTGATCAGCAACGCTGTTTCAAACGTCATCTGCTCCGTTACCCTGGGTAAAAGATTCGAATACTCTGATCCAAAGTTCCAGAAGCTGCTTAAGTTGTTGAATCGTAACTTTGAACTCTTGTCTGGTGGTGGAGCTTATTCATATCTCCCTATTATGGACAACTTGTCATTCACCTCGACATACAAAGAAGTGGAAACTAATGTGCTTCTGATGGTAGCGTTTATCAGGGAATGCATTGAGGAGCACCGTAGAGTTTTGGACGCCGACAATCCCAAAGATTTCATCGACGTTTTTCTTAGAGACATCTACGAAAAAGAGACAAAGAATGTCCAGAGTCACATCACTGCTGACAACATGTTACTGACTACATTTGAGCTCTTTGCAGCTGGAACGGAGACTACGGCATCCACCCTCCGGTGGGCTTTGCTGTACATGATGGCCTACCCTGAGGTACAGGCCAGGGTTCAGAGGGAGCTCGACGATGCAGTAGGTAGAGACCGTTTACCCAACATGGCGGACAAACCTCAGCTGCCATACACGGAGGCGACCATCCTGGAGGTGCAGCGTCTGGCATCCATCGCGTCCCTCGCCGTTACTCATATGCTCTCAAAAGATACCAGCCTACTTGGCTACGATATCCCAAAGGGGACATTGCTCATTGCTAATCTTTGGGCCGTCAGCCGAGATCCATCCATCTGGTCCGATCCAGAAAAATTTATTCCGGAGAGATTTCTTTACGAAGCTGGTTCTTTGAAGCCGAGGGAGGAGCATCTTCCGTTTAGTACAG GTCGCCGGGTGTGTCTTGGGGAGCAGCTTGCCAAGATGGAGCTGTTCATCTTCTTCTCACATTTACTGCATCAGTTTTCTTTCAAGAAACCGGATGATTCCCAACCATTATCTTTCGAGGCTATCAACGGGCTCACGTTGACTCCGACTCCATTCGAAGTTCGTGCCATTCCTAGAGAGTAA